One Tamlana carrageenivorans genomic region harbors:
- a CDS encoding sulfatase-like hydrolase/transferase, translating to MINRKKTSLLTILLLAILSVSCNGTKGQSVKKQTQESLKKVSQKPNIILVITDDMGYADVGFNGSKDLLTPEIDQLAHSGTTFSSAYVAHPFCGPSRAGLLTGRYPHKFGSQFNLPANSHEHLKTGIPKSETFLSKELQNSGYYTGAIGKWHLGAVKGYEPQDRGFDYFYGFLGGGHNYFPEQYQAAYKRQKESGSTHVFDYLLPLQRQREEVKETKYLTDELSDDAVRFVKEASKKEEPFFLYLAYNAPHTPLEAKEEDMAMFPKIKDKNRRTYAGMVYAVDRGVGQLVKALKETNEYENTLIVFLSDNGGRPDKGANNAPLKGRKGDTFEGGFRVPMFFHWPNYVPAGKSYDYPVSALDFYPTFSALAQANIATDKQLDGKNIWDDVVSGTNSRQGDMIFAMRHRSGFSDVGVRQNQWKATKAYRGPWKLYNIDKDMGENNDLSQQYPEQLQNMVNEAEKWSDTHTEPLWFDPEALEQVWSDKHMAQFPNTFTIKE from the coding sequence ATGATTAATCGAAAAAAAACAAGTTTATTAACGATTTTGCTTTTAGCTATACTATCTGTTTCATGTAACGGAACAAAAGGGCAATCTGTAAAAAAGCAAACGCAAGAATCCTTAAAAAAGGTAAGTCAGAAACCAAATATTATTTTGGTTATAACCGACGATATGGGCTATGCCGATGTTGGCTTTAATGGTTCTAAAGATTTATTAACGCCAGAAATTGACCAATTAGCACATTCGGGAACAACCTTTTCTTCAGCCTATGTGGCGCATCCGTTTTGTGGACCAAGTCGAGCGGGATTGTTAACTGGAAGATATCCGCATAAATTTGGGTCACAGTTCAATCTTCCTGCTAACAGTCATGAGCACCTAAAAACAGGAATTCCTAAAAGTGAAACCTTTTTAAGTAAAGAGCTTCAAAATTCTGGTTACTACACGGGCGCTATAGGAAAATGGCACCTAGGGGCGGTGAAGGGATATGAACCTCAAGATCGAGGTTTCGATTACTTTTATGGCTTTTTAGGAGGCGGACATAATTACTTTCCAGAACAATATCAAGCGGCTTATAAACGTCAAAAAGAATCGGGGAGCACTCATGTTTTTGATTATTTATTGCCTTTACAACGTCAGCGCGAAGAGGTTAAGGAAACCAAATATTTAACTGATGAGCTGTCTGATGATGCTGTTCGATTTGTGAAAGAAGCTTCAAAGAAAGAGGAGCCTTTTTTCCTTTACCTGGCTTACAATGCCCCACACACACCGTTAGAAGCAAAAGAGGAAGATATGGCGATGTTTCCTAAAATTAAAGATAAAAACCGCCGCACATATGCTGGTATGGTATATGCCGTAGATAGAGGTGTGGGGCAATTAGTAAAAGCCTTAAAAGAAACAAATGAATACGAAAATACTTTAATAGTATTTTTAAGTGATAATGGCGGGCGCCCAGACAAAGGAGCCAATAATGCACCCTTAAAAGGTAGAAAAGGCGATACCTTTGAAGGCGGATTTCGAGTGCCTATGTTTTTCCATTGGCCAAATTATGTGCCTGCTGGTAAAAGCTACGATTACCCAGTATCGGCCTTAGATTTTTATCCTACTTTCTCTGCTTTGGCGCAAGCTAATATAGCAACAGATAAACAATTGGACGGGAAGAATATTTGGGACGATGTAGTTTCAGGAACCAATTCACGTCAAGGTGATATGATTTTTGCCATGCGCCACCGTTCTGGGTTTTCTGATGTAGGTGTGCGTCAAAACCAATGGAAAGCGACTAAAGCCTATAGAGGGCCATGGAAATTGTATAATATCGATAAGGATATGGGCGAGAATAACGATTTAAGTCAGCAGTACCCAGAACAATTACAAAACATGGTCAACGAAGCCGAAAAATGGAGCGACACCCATACCGAACCTTTGTGGTTTGACCCAGAAGCGTTAGAGCAAGTTTGGAGCGATAAGCATATGGCGCAGTTCCCAAATACCTTTACTATTAAAGAGTAA
- a CDS encoding sulfatase-like hydrolase/transferase, with protein MINFTLRKNLCFLVFALCLNSIWAQTTKGSRPNIIVILADDLGYADVGFNRDSNFPADLGVIPTPHIDALADQGLVLTNAHVAHPFCGPSRAAIMSGVMPHRLGAQYNLPNDTTTPLGLPTSETFFPELLQDTGYTTAAFGKWHLGFVEGAHQPLDRGFDYFFGMLGGGKGYFEEGYEDSYYTRVGNGVAVTNEYQDPLWRNRDYIDRNEFSNAPDEDYLTDILTDDAIKYISTNAGGQDPFFMYLAYNAPHTPLEAPSDEIAAFKANNPNFEDLIRNSDYMTTANQVTKHPEADRPAVIEEFVQDRVVYATMVTNMDDNIGRLIAELKKDMSVYNNTVIIFLSDNGGYTYSKGAVNYPLAALKGSVNEGGHKVPMFVHWPNQISAHATYEHQISSLDLYPTLVNLAGGAVPSAKTLDGVDFMDKLIAGEDSRPDEPLIVMRPQNGFHNGGIVYDKWKIVKTGGNGSWRLYDIINDPGETNNLRDSEPNAEQIIQDMLDKSVAIVADFKAVKPAWYDNDGNGSGHTHSFLWDDGTLPAYDKLFESSDLTLGVKEILESQLSIFPNPTSDFFNLNFNKPINNLEIEVLSMSGKIVKKVKGTQTNSPRVNVSNLEAGMYLIRVKADGETAIEKLMKL; from the coding sequence ATGATAAATTTTACTCTTAGAAAAAATCTTTGTTTTCTAGTTTTTGCACTTTGCCTCAATAGCATATGGGCACAAACTACAAAAGGAAGTCGGCCCAATATTATAGTTATTCTAGCCGACGATTTGGGTTATGCCGATGTTGGCTTTAACCGCGATTCAAATTTTCCTGCAGATTTAGGAGTCATTCCAACACCACATATCGACGCCCTAGCCGATCAAGGGTTGGTGCTTACAAACGCACACGTAGCTCATCCTTTTTGTGGGCCAAGTCGAGCAGCTATTATGTCGGGCGTTATGCCGCATCGTTTGGGTGCACAATATAACCTGCCTAACGATACTACAACGCCTTTAGGGTTGCCTACCAGTGAAACTTTTTTTCCTGAATTATTACAAGATACAGGATATACAACAGCAGCTTTTGGTAAATGGCATTTAGGTTTTGTTGAAGGCGCACACCAGCCCTTGGATAGAGGTTTCGATTACTTTTTCGGCATGCTAGGCGGAGGAAAAGGATATTTTGAAGAAGGTTACGAAGATTCTTATTACACAAGAGTTGGTAATGGTGTTGCTGTTACCAATGAATACCAAGATCCTTTATGGCGCAATAGAGATTACATTGATAGAAATGAATTTAGTAATGCTCCAGACGAAGATTATTTGACCGATATTCTCACCGATGATGCTATAAAATATATTAGTACAAATGCAGGTGGCCAAGATCCCTTTTTTATGTACTTAGCTTATAATGCACCGCATACACCTTTAGAAGCGCCTTCTGATGAAATAGCTGCTTTTAAAGCTAATAATCCGAATTTTGAAGATTTAATTCGAAATAGCGATTACATGACAACGGCTAATCAAGTCACCAAACATCCTGAAGCAGATAGACCAGCTGTTATCGAAGAGTTTGTGCAAGACCGCGTCGTGTATGCTACTATGGTTACTAATATGGATGACAATATCGGACGCTTAATTGCCGAGCTTAAAAAAGATATGTCGGTGTATAATAATACTGTAATCATCTTTTTAAGTGATAATGGCGGTTATACCTATAGTAAAGGCGCTGTTAACTATCCGCTTGCGGCATTAAAAGGCAGTGTGAATGAAGGCGGGCATAAAGTGCCCATGTTTGTGCATTGGCCAAATCAAATTAGTGCTCATGCCACTTATGAACACCAAATTAGTTCCTTGGATCTTTATCCAACTTTAGTGAATTTAGCAGGAGGTGCCGTGCCAAGTGCAAAAACTCTTGATGGTGTAGATTTTATGGATAAGCTTATAGCTGGTGAAGACTCTAGACCTGATGAGCCATTAATAGTAATGAGACCTCAAAATGGTTTTCATAATGGAGGTATTGTTTACGATAAATGGAAAATTGTTAAAACCGGAGGGAATGGTTCGTGGCGTTTATACGATATTATTAATGATCCAGGAGAAACTAACAATCTTAGAGATTCGGAGCCTAATGCCGAACAGATTATTCAGGATATGCTAGATAAGTCGGTGGCTATTGTTGCAGATTTTAAAGCTGTTAAACCAGCTTGGTATGATAATGATGGCAATGGTAGTGGACATACACACAGTTTTTTATGGGACGATGGTACTTTGCCTGCCTACGACAAGCTGTTTGAGAGCTCGGATTTAACCTTGGGGGTAAAAGAGATTTTAGAATCGCAGTTAAGTATTTTTCCTAATCCAACATCCGATTTTTTCAACCTGAATTTTAATAAGCCGATTAATAATTTGGAGATTGAGGTATTATCCATGTCTGGAAAAATAGTTAAAAAGGTTAAAGGGACCCAAACCAATTCGCCTAGAGTTAATGTTTCTAATTTAGAAGCAGGTATGTATTTAATACGCGTTAAAGCCGATGGCGAAACAGCTATTGAAAAGCTCATGAAACTATAA
- a CDS encoding T9SS type A sorting domain-containing protein: MKKNIITKSCLLLFIFTVWTCQVEAQSFTFETDNDTEGFTGRSGGAVVSQKVVESRGVIEWEHMNNGQPSLESTLTIDAQTNKFITIVFQNNSNATQIRLKNDTGAPWVGSVNNIMANSTDWQTLTLDASTLDSFDTDGASYTLVYQFREGNTALNGAIYIDEITFHENPSLSLNNQVKDANTISLYPNPAENILNIKSTGAESISKVDIYNLIGQQVYSVKGGAAFSVSQLNKGIYMAKVYTDNKQVVVKRFVKK, translated from the coding sequence ATGAAAAAAAATATAATAACTAAGTCTTGTCTGCTTCTTTTTATTTTTACTGTATGGACTTGCCAGGTGGAAGCCCAGTCTTTTACTTTTGAAACCGATAACGATACTGAAGGTTTTACAGGGAGATCAGGAGGTGCTGTCGTATCACAAAAAGTTGTTGAATCTAGAGGTGTTATTGAATGGGAACACATGAATAATGGGCAACCTTCCTTAGAAAGTACACTGACCATCGATGCTCAAACCAATAAATTCATCACCATAGTTTTTCAAAATAATTCTAATGCTACACAAATTAGGTTGAAAAATGACACTGGTGCGCCTTGGGTAGGTAGTGTAAATAACATCATGGCCAATTCTACCGATTGGCAAACCTTAACTCTGGATGCTAGTACTCTAGATTCCTTTGATACCGATGGGGCAAGTTATACCTTGGTATATCAATTTAGAGAAGGGAATACTGCTTTAAATGGTGCAATCTATATCGATGAGATTACATTTCATGAAAACCCTTCTCTAAGTTTAAACAATCAAGTAAAGGATGCAAATACTATTTCGCTTTATCCAAATCCTGCTGAAAATATTTTAAATATTAAATCAACTGGCGCAGAATCTATTTCAAAAGTAGATATATACAATCTTATAGGGCAACAAGTCTATAGTGTTAAAGGAGGTGCTGCATTTAGTGTTTCTCAATTAAATAAAGGTATTTATATGGCTAAGGTATATACCGATAATAAACAGGTGGTTGTAAAGCGTTTTGTAAAAAAATAA
- a CDS encoding transketolase family protein yields MNKQNDQQAADNIRALAVAMVEKAKSGHPGGPMGGADFMHILYSEFFNYDPTDMEWPFRDRFFMDAGHLSTLMYAQYYLLGNYAKDDVANFRQWGSITPGHPEVDVKRGIENTSGPLGQGHTMGVGAAIGAKFLQAKFGDWMNHKVYGFISDGGIQEEVSQGAGRIAGHLGLSNFIMFFDSNDIQLSTSTDEVTTEDTAMKYESWGWKVVTIDGHNHDEIRKALKDANAETEKPTLIIGKTIMGKGCVTADGSMFEGYCELHGQPIGATGADYEKTLENLGADVNNPFEIYPEVADFYKNIIAEKTAQAAEKKAEINTWREANPALAEKLDFFFSGELPELDFNIPQKEGLATRAASSAVLGYLAENVENMIVSSADLSNSDKTDGFLKKTHAMKKGDFSGAFLQAGVAELTMACIANGLALHGGIIPVVATFFVFSDYMKPAIRLSGIQELGVKYVWTHDAFRVGEDGPTHQPIEQEAQIRLLEKLKNHSGNPSFLALRPADSAETNVAWKMALENKNTPTGLILSRQGIKDVAPQGESRYQEALAAEKGGYLVKEVENPDVVLIANGSEVSTLLAAAEILEAEKGLKVNIASVISEGVFRLQSKAYQNSVIPQDKPLFGLTAGLPVNLEGLVGANGKVFGVDHFGYSAPAGVLDEKFGFTGENVSNEVLEYLKTAYKTA; encoded by the coding sequence ATGAACAAACAAAATGATCAGCAAGCAGCAGATAATATTAGAGCATTAGCTGTTGCTATGGTAGAAAAAGCGAAATCAGGTCACCCAGGTGGCCCTATGGGTGGTGCAGATTTTATGCACATTTTATACTCAGAATTTTTTAATTATGACCCTACAGATATGGAGTGGCCTTTTAGAGACCGTTTCTTTATGGATGCTGGTCACTTGTCTACTTTAATGTATGCACAGTATTACCTTTTAGGAAACTATGCTAAAGATGATGTTGCTAATTTCAGACAATGGGGTTCTATCACACCTGGTCACCCAGAAGTTGATGTAAAACGTGGTATTGAAAACACCTCTGGACCATTAGGGCAAGGACACACGATGGGTGTGGGAGCTGCTATTGGTGCGAAGTTTTTACAAGCTAAATTTGGCGATTGGATGAACCATAAAGTTTATGGATTTATTTCTGATGGTGGTATTCAAGAAGAAGTTTCTCAAGGAGCAGGACGTATTGCTGGACACTTAGGGTTAAGTAACTTTATCATGTTTTTCGATTCTAACGATATCCAGTTGTCAACATCTACCGATGAGGTAACTACCGAAGATACGGCTATGAAATACGAGTCTTGGGGATGGAAAGTTGTTACTATCGATGGGCATAACCACGACGAAATTAGAAAAGCTTTAAAAGATGCTAATGCTGAAACTGAAAAACCAACCTTAATTATTGGTAAAACCATTATGGGTAAAGGTTGTGTAACTGCCGATGGTAGCATGTTTGAAGGTTATTGCGAATTACACGGTCAGCCCATTGGAGCTACTGGTGCCGATTACGAAAAAACATTAGAGAATTTAGGTGCAGATGTGAATAATCCATTTGAGATTTATCCTGAAGTAGCCGATTTCTATAAAAATATCATAGCTGAAAAAACAGCTCAAGCTGCTGAAAAGAAAGCCGAAATTAATACGTGGAGAGAAGCTAATCCTGCATTAGCAGAAAAATTAGACTTCTTCTTCTCTGGAGAATTACCAGAATTAGATTTTAATATTCCTCAAAAAGAAGGTTTAGCCACTAGAGCAGCGTCTTCTGCTGTTTTAGGATACCTTGCGGAAAACGTAGAAAACATGATTGTGTCTTCTGCCGATTTATCAAATTCAGATAAAACCGATGGTTTCTTAAAGAAAACTCACGCGATGAAAAAAGGTGATTTTTCAGGAGCCTTTTTACAAGCTGGTGTTGCCGAGTTAACTATGGCTTGTATAGCAAACGGATTAGCTTTACACGGTGGTATCATTCCAGTTGTTGCAACGTTCTTCGTGTTTTCAGATTATATGAAACCAGCCATTCGTTTAAGTGGTATTCAAGAATTGGGTGTTAAATATGTATGGACACACGATGCCTTTAGAGTAGGAGAGGATGGTCCAACACACCAACCAATCGAGCAAGAAGCGCAAATTCGTTTACTTGAAAAATTAAAAAATCATAGCGGAAACCCAAGTTTCTTAGCCTTACGTCCTGCCGATTCAGCAGAAACAAACGTGGCTTGGAAAATGGCGCTAGAAAATAAAAACACGCCTACAGGTTTAATCCTTTCTAGACAAGGTATTAAAGATGTTGCTCCTCAAGGAGAATCAAGATATCAAGAGGCTTTAGCTGCCGAAAAAGGTGGATATTTAGTGAAAGAAGTTGAAAACCCAGATGTGGTGCTTATCGCAAACGGATCTGAAGTTTCTACTTTATTAGCTGCTGCTGAAATTTTAGAAGCTGAAAAAGGCTTAAAAGTAAATATCGCTTCTGTAATTTCTGAAGGCGTTTTCAGATTACAATCTAAAGCATACCAAAACAGCGTGATCCCACAGGACAAACCATTATTTGGTTTAACAGCTGGTTTACCGGTGAACTTAGAAGGTCTTGTTGGTGCTAACGGAAAAGTGTTTGGAGTCGATCATTTCGGTTACTCTGCTCCTGCAGGTGTATTGGATGAGAAATTCGGATTTACAGGTGAAAATGTAAGCAACGAAGTATTAGAATATTTAAAAACAGCATACAAAACTGCATAA
- the fsa gene encoding fructose-6-phosphate aldolase produces MKFFIDTANLDDIAEAQALGVLDGVTTNPSLMAKEGITGAENILAHYTKICDIVDGDVSAEVISTDFEGMVKEGEALAALHPQIVVKLPLIADGIKACKYFSDKGIRTNVTLVFSAGQALLAAKAGATYVSPFIGRLDDISTDGLNLIAEIRQIYDNYGFETQILAASVRHTMHLIDCAKLGSDVMTGPLSSIKGLLKHPLTDIGLAKFLEDYKKGN; encoded by the coding sequence ATGAAATTTTTTATTGATACAGCAAACCTTGATGATATCGCTGAAGCACAGGCTTTAGGTGTTTTAGATGGGGTAACAACAAACCCGTCTTTAATGGCGAAAGAAGGTATTACAGGTGCTGAAAATATTTTAGCACACTATACAAAAATCTGTGATATTGTTGATGGTGATGTAAGTGCCGAGGTTATTTCAACCGATTTTGAAGGTATGGTAAAAGAAGGTGAAGCCCTTGCTGCTTTACACCCACAAATCGTGGTAAAACTTCCTTTAATTGCCGATGGTATTAAAGCTTGTAAATATTTTTCAGATAAAGGCATTAGAACGAACGTCACTTTAGTATTCTCTGCTGGTCAAGCTTTATTGGCTGCAAAAGCAGGTGCTACTTATGTGTCGCCTTTCATTGGAAGATTAGATGATATTTCTACAGATGGTTTAAACCTTATTGCAGAAATCAGACAGATTTACGATAACTACGGTTTCGAAACTCAAATTTTAGCAGCTTCAGTACGTCACACCATGCACCTTATTGATTGTGCAAAATTAGGATCTGATGTGATGACAGGACCATTATCGTCTATTAAAGGCTTATTAAAACATCCTTTAACCGATATCGGTTTAGCGAAATTCCTAGAAGATTACAAAAAAGGGAACTAA
- a CDS encoding GAF domain-containing protein has protein sequence MDINHNIDSPLELKISFKKLLEQYEDLSKSDNQLTAEKAKSILNVAQKYPELRDGFSDVNLLESRKDAIQVLLQDTFNPLLTKNEIKSGTVPFHDLVFNPSERFQNIIKAAGEDFELQIEEAPKDDMYVIACTIILSYCYGYQVGYKIPFYYKIPDANGVMRHYKILYNADFCEILPKASAPKITEADYHELLDNFENIALWKEKFPPNSYIFKGFVISNIFDVTEDQSISNIKSRLLSEDKHKDTEAINHFFGTFKSLLGVDDIKVGVSLYDNEEGMFYRFYGEEISSYILGQTQSEKCCEALCEWSYNRLVNEHKYLSVSNVDAMVETAGHCSPEIQSLHAQGVKSAILVPIANDDELLGILEIVSSKPYVLNSINANKLAVVTPHILASVERSKREEENLIEAIIQKECTSIHPSVKWRFEQEAKNYIKAEASGLEPVFKRIAFENVYPLYGQIDIKGSSEARNEATKLDLTLQLQASKAIFKQANALNSLPIYEQFMYQIDAFLSDLKNHFQVDSEQQIADFFKQDIEPVFAYVKKDNVLKPQIDAYFESIDDRTRSLYRHRKNYDETIAHINREMALHLDEKQIEAQAMYPHFFERYKTDGVEHNMYIGESITKADSFNPIYLYNLRLWQLQVMCEMENAYYDMKNDFPVQLDVASLILVFNQPLSISFKMDEKQFDVDGTYNARYEIVKKRVDKAFIKGTNERLTQKGKISIVYSQKQDEVEYLRYIKFLQSKNYLDSNVEIVDLEDLQAVTGLKAIRVAVLYHKGEDLKSVYTYEDLMKTIKL, from the coding sequence ATGGACATTAATCACAATATAGATTCACCTTTGGAACTTAAAATTAGTTTCAAAAAACTTTTAGAACAGTATGAAGATTTGTCTAAAAGCGATAACCAGCTTACAGCCGAAAAGGCCAAGAGCATTTTAAATGTAGCTCAAAAATATCCCGAACTTCGTGATGGTTTTAGTGATGTCAATCTTCTGGAATCTCGTAAAGACGCTATACAAGTTTTACTTCAAGATACTTTTAATCCCTTACTCACAAAAAACGAAATAAAATCGGGAACAGTGCCATTTCACGATCTGGTTTTTAATCCTTCAGAACGGTTTCAAAACATTATTAAAGCTGCTGGTGAAGATTTTGAGCTTCAAATTGAGGAGGCCCCTAAAGATGACATGTATGTTATTGCTTGTACCATCATTTTGAGCTACTGTTATGGCTATCAAGTGGGGTATAAAATACCTTTTTATTACAAAATACCCGATGCTAATGGTGTTATGCGTCATTATAAAATTTTATATAATGCCGATTTCTGTGAAATTCTACCTAAGGCATCAGCTCCAAAAATAACCGAGGCCGATTATCACGAACTCCTAGATAACTTTGAGAATATTGCCCTCTGGAAAGAAAAATTTCCGCCTAATTCTTATATTTTTAAAGGCTTTGTGATTTCTAATATTTTCGACGTCACCGAAGATCAATCTATATCCAATATAAAATCTCGTCTGCTTTCTGAAGATAAGCATAAAGATACAGAAGCAATAAACCATTTTTTTGGCACATTCAAGTCCTTGTTGGGTGTCGATGATATTAAAGTTGGTGTGTCGCTGTACGATAATGAAGAAGGGATGTTTTATCGCTTTTATGGAGAAGAAATTAGCAGTTATATTTTAGGACAAACACAAAGTGAAAAATGCTGTGAAGCTTTGTGTGAATGGTCTTATAACCGATTAGTGAATGAACATAAATACTTGTCTGTATCCAATGTAGACGCCATGGTGGAAACGGCTGGTCATTGTTCTCCCGAAATTCAAAGTTTACATGCTCAAGGTGTTAAAAGCGCCATTTTGGTACCCATTGCAAACGATGATGAGTTGCTAGGTATTCTAGAAATAGTGTCTTCAAAACCCTATGTGCTTAATAGTATTAATGCTAATAAATTGGCGGTAGTAACACCGCATATTTTAGCGTCGGTAGAACGCTCTAAAAGAGAGGAGGAGAATTTAATTGAAGCCATTATTCAAAAAGAATGCACCTCCATTCACCCTAGTGTGAAATGGCGTTTTGAGCAAGAAGCTAAAAATTATATTAAAGCTGAGGCCTCTGGTTTAGAGCCTGTTTTTAAAAGAATTGCCTTCGAAAATGTCTACCCGCTATATGGTCAAATCGATATAAAAGGTTCTTCCGAAGCAAGAAATGAAGCTACCAAACTAGATTTAACCTTGCAATTACAAGCTTCAAAAGCAATTTTTAAGCAGGCCAATGCCTTAAATAGTCTGCCTATTTACGAGCAGTTTATGTATCAGATTGATGCCTTTTTATCCGATTTAAAAAATCATTTTCAAGTGGATAGTGAACAGCAAATAGCCGATTTTTTTAAACAAGATATCGAGCCTGTTTTTGCCTATGTAAAAAAGGACAATGTACTTAAACCTCAAATTGATGCTTATTTCGAGAGTATTGATGATCGAACAAGGTCGTTGTATCGACACCGCAAAAACTATGATGAAACCATAGCGCATATCAATCGGGAAATGGCTTTGCATTTAGATGAAAAGCAAATAGAAGCCCAAGCTATGTACCCTCATTTTTTCGAGCGTTATAAAACCGATGGTGTGGAGCATAACATGTATATTGGCGAGTCGATTACGAAAGCAGACAGCTTCAATCCAATTTATCTATACAATTTACGATTGTGGCAATTGCAAGTCATGTGCGAAATGGAAAATGCTTACTACGATATGAAAAATGATTTTCCAGTTCAGCTCGATGTGGCTTCTTTAATTTTAGTGTTTAATCAACCTTTGTCCATCAGTTTTAAAATGGACGAAAAACAATTTGATGTCGATGGTACTTACAATGCACGATACGAAATTGTGAAAAAACGCGTCGATAAAGCTTTTATAAAAGGTACAAACGAGCGCTTAACACAAAAAGGGAAAATTAGCATTGTGTATTCGCAAAAACAAGATGAAGTAGAATATCTGCGTTATATTAAGTTCTTGCAGTCCAAAAATTATTTAGATAGTAACGTTGAAATTGTAGATCTTGAAGATTTACAAGCTGTAACCGGACTTAAAGCTATTCGTGTTGCCGTGCTTTACCATAAAGGCGAAGATTTGAAATCGGTTTATACTTATGAGGATTTAATGAAAACCATCAAGCTTTAA